A window from Salvia miltiorrhiza cultivar Shanhuang (shh) chromosome 2, IMPLAD_Smil_shh, whole genome shotgun sequence encodes these proteins:
- the LOC131013009 gene encoding uncharacterized protein LOC131013009: MAFTQTHFRSISLPSRLDQVSSKSLESELEKLKCGSGSSESVQSGLVALAQLYNSVEEFTQKSAFHHQDEKSMEESLSQSVDLLDACSAIREVLQMMRENVHALQSAMRRKGTDSSVQNDVAAYFSLRKKMQKTVAKTLKNLKKSESAIIKSGSNQHSVSAEGDFSFVFRQIAGITIANFRSVLVFLSYAAARPSGWSLVSKFVAAKSGNDSDSVNEVENLDLGLQGKMTSDVQKRLQVVDEIIEEFEGGLERLFRQLVQTRVTLLNILTNQ; this comes from the coding sequence ATGGCGTTCACACAAACACATTTCAGATCAATCAGTCTGCCTTCAAGACTAGATCAAGTGAGCTCAAAGAGTTTGGAATCGGAGTTGGAGAAATTGAAATGTGGATCTGGTAGCTCAGAGTCGGTTCAATCTGGACTCGTGGCGCTTGCACAACTCTACAATTCCGTTGAAGAATTCACTCAGAAATCAGCATTTCATCATCAAGATGAGAAATCGATGGAGGAATCTCTCTCGCAGTCGGTCGATCTGCTTGACGCGTGCAGCGCCATCAGAGAGGTGCTTCAGATGATGAGAGAAAACGTCCACGCGCTTCAATCGGCGATGCGGAGGAAGGGCACGGATTCCTCCGTCCAAAACGACGTCGCCGCCTACTTCTCCTTGAGGAAGAAGATGCAGAAAACCGTcgccaaaaccctaaaaaacctTAAGAAATCGGAGAGCGCGATCATCAAGAGCGGATCGAATCAGCATTCAGTAAGTGCTGAAGGCGATTTCAGCTTCGTCTTCAGGCAAATCGCCGGGATCACCATCGCGAATTTCAGGAGTGTGCTGGTGTTTCTGTCGTACGCGGCGGCGCGGCCCAGCGGCTGGTCGCTGGTTTCGAAGTTTGTGGCTGCGAAATCCGGCAATGATAGCGACTCTGTGAATGAGGTTGAGAATTTGGATTTGGGTCTTCAAGGGAAAATGACGAGTGATGTGCAGAAACGGTTGCAAGTTGTTGATGAAATTATTGAAGAATTTGAGGGAGGATTGGAGAGATTGTTCAGACAATTGGTTCAAACTAGGGTTACCTTGTTGAACATTCTTACCAATCAATGA